A stretch of the Lolium perenne isolate Kyuss_39 chromosome 3, Kyuss_2.0, whole genome shotgun sequence genome encodes the following:
- the LOC127340606 gene encoding uncharacterized protein has product MEEDDDIMADSLGTNMAAGHPEHSLHTSPPSMADNQNSSSEKNIPRVGMCFQSEEEAYKFYNLYAESNGFSIRRCHRKYRADGTLSSRYFVCSKSGVKATHPTHVTKKEQPNSRTACMARVQFSITREGIWNVQKVILDHNHQLISPEEISKTMVPFKAPERVKARMEKRSKDALEGAKKGKKKGKVSNHPAKESVLAPLRVVQQNTSPFLEPETARGPDLQAEWVDNTNPYTTVPFGEYQPAFVPPIHGEFTRLLFGVHGDGTTTAARQLDFGEGASTSGFQQ; this is encoded by the exons atggaggaagatgacgACATCATGGCGGATAGCCTTGGAACGAACATGGCAGCTGGGCATCCGGAACACTCTCTGCACACAtctcctccatccatg GCTGATAATCAGAATTCATCGTCCGAAAAAAATATTCCAAGAGTTGGGATGTGCTTTCAATCTGAGGAAGAGGCATACAAGTTCTATAATCTTTATGCTGAGAGTAATGGATTCAGCATTAGGAGGTGTCACAGAAAGTATAGAGCAGATGGAACTTTATCTTCTAGATATTTTGTTTGTAGCAAGTCAGGTGTGAAGGCTACTCACCCAACACATGTAACCAAGAAAGAACAACCTAATTCCAGGACTGCTTGTATGGCTCGTGTTCAATTCAGCATCACTCGGGAGGGTATTTGGAATGTTCAAAAAGTCATACTCGATCACAATCATCAGCTAATAAGTCCAGAAGAGATTTCCAAAACAATGGTGCCATTTAAAGCTCCTGAGAGAGTGAAGGCTCGGATGGAAAAAAGATCAAAAGATGCTCTAGAAGGAGCAAAGAAAGGCAAGAAAAAAG GAAAAGTTTCAAACCATCCAGCAAAAGAATCAGTACTTGCTCCACTTAGAGTTGTTCAGCAGAACACTTCCCCATTCCTTGAACCTGAAACGGCACGCGGCCCCGATTTACAAGCTGAATGGGTTGATAATACAAATCCATACACAACCGTGCCTTTTGGAGAGTATCAGCCAGCGTTTGTTCCACCTATCCATGGAGAATTTACAAGATTGTTGTTCGGGGTTCATGGAGATGGCACAACAACAGCTGCTCGTCAGTTAGATTTCGGCGAAGGTGCCAGTACATCTGGGTTTCAGCAGTAA